The Pleurodeles waltl isolate 20211129_DDA chromosome 6, aPleWal1.hap1.20221129, whole genome shotgun sequence genome has a segment encoding these proteins:
- the HSPB9 gene encoding heat shock protein beta-9 yields the protein MLCPSRNHQPSGSLIPFLEPMRTLWPTSRTIFARAEQDMIRMMKEMARTMEAMEEFHQRLLREATIPNRAPADSLNSGLLGYKQAEKAGETFSMSLAAPGFSANELTVKLVGRKLVMTGAKEIKTDDGQGSFYKYEVFRRESDLPEDVNLEGLTCSFSSDGRLHVEAPRQALPATTERNVPIQLITSAKGAATMSSSQIQGAGSKENHKTDGQEGSVDQAKTKGQEERSRNQGKTEGQGAGRTENSKTEASGEGSTDQSKTNEQSVEEHSPLFARVMDNEREGQSAGQGGKRKDQCKPEGQ from the coding sequence ATGCTGTGTCCAAGCCGGAACCACCAACCTTCGGGCTCCCTGATCCCTTTCCTGGAGCCCATGCGCACCCTGTGGCCCACTTCCCGCACCATCTTTGCTCGAGCAGAGCAAGACATGATCCGTATGATGAAGGAGATGGCAAGGACCATGGAGGCCATGGAGGAGTTTCATCAACGTCTGCTGCGGGAGGCAACCATTCCCAACCGGGCTCCAGCCGATTCACTCAACAGTGGTCTACTGGGCTACAAGCAGGCAGAGAAGGCTGGAGAGACCTTTTCAATGTCCCTGGCAGCCCCAGGCTTCTCCGCTAATGAACTGACAGTGAAGCTGGTTGGTAGAAAGCTGGTGATGACAGGTGCCAAGGAAATAAAGACTGATGACGGGCAGGGCTCCTTCTACAAGTACGAGGTCTTCAGGAGGGAATCGGACCTGCCTGAGGACGTGAACCTGGAGGGCCTGACCTGCTCCTTCTCCAGCGATGGCCGGCTCCACGTTGAAGCTCCGCGGCAGGCACTGCCAGCCACAACAGAAAGGAATGTGCCAATCCAGCTCATCACATCGGCCAAAGGAGCAGCTACCATGAGCAGCTCTCAAATTCAAGGAGCAGGAAGTAAGGAGAACCACAAGACTGATGggcaagagggaagtgtggaccaAGCCAAGACTAAAGGGCAAGAAGAAAGAAGTAGAAACCAAGGCAAGACAGAAGGGCAAGGCGCAGGAAGGACGGAAAACAGCAAGACTGAGGCATCTGGAGAGGGGAGCACAGACCAAAGCAAGACCAATGAGCAAAGTGTGGAAGAGCACTCCCCGCTGTTTGCTAGAGTGATGGACAATGAGAGGGAAGGGCAATCTGCTGGGCAAGGAGGGAAAAGAAAGGATCAGTGCAAGCCAGAAGGGCAATGA